From Nicotiana tabacum cultivar K326 chromosome 15, ASM71507v2, whole genome shotgun sequence, the proteins below share one genomic window:
- the LOC107806429 gene encoding uncharacterized protein LOC107806429 translates to MKLATWNVRGLNKTYKQKKLKMFMKNNNIVMIEIIEHRVKESNVTAILRKIVNGWSWCHNYNNNMRGKIWVVWDQNAIKFDVEQMVEQFIHGRVTACNLGMDFYFTAVYGFHTIEDRRWLWEDLRSIESSHQVPWLSMGDYNAVLHVEDMKYGNPVTEIETKDFSDYLFDTGVTEMQSAGREYTWTNTHIYSKINRALVNSEWFIKYHHLEESFLQAVETTWNQRNNGFGMSKIWQKLKVVKQEMKKLNRVEFNGVRKKVSRLRQQLADLQTQLMGPGHILFDQEGALKSELDKWSNIEENILCQKARIQWLKLGDSNNIFFFTNIKNRLAQNKITSLINAEGNMVQDQEGIKSKVLGFFGKLLGSSATQLPAVNPIILQYGRVLSREHQLALIAPVTREEVVQALKDIDDLKAPGCDGFNACFFKNTWHVVGEEITKVVLEFFDTGIMCKTINCTTITLIPKQRDVVFVKTVFECFQKFSKASSLEANIDKSYIYFGGVHEEEQNNIIHVLGFAT, encoded by the exons ATGAAGTTAGCTACATGGAATGTGAGAGGTCTTAACAAGACATATAAGCAAAAGAAGTTAAAGATGTTTATGAAGAATAATAATATAGTAATGATAGAAATAATAGAGCATAGAGTCAAAGAAAGCAATGTTACAGCAATTCTAAGGAAGATAGTGAATGGGTGGAGCTGGTGTcacaactacaacaacaatatGAGAGGCAAAATTTGGGTAGTATGGGATCAAAATGCTATAAAATTTGATGTTGAGCAGATGGTAGAACAGTTTATTCATGGAAGAGTTACAGCATGTAACTTGGGCATGGATTTTTATTTTACAGCTGTATATGGCTTTCACACAATAGAAGACAGGAGATGGTTGTGGGAAGATTTAAGGAGCATAGAGAGTTCACATCAGGTCCCTTGGCTTTCCATGGGTGATTATAATGCAGTATTACATGTTGAAGATATGAAGTATGGAAATCCTGTCACTGAGATAGAAACTAAGGATTTTAGTGACTATCTCTTTGATACTGGAGTGACTGAAATGCAATCAGCGGGGAGAGAGTATACTTGGACAAATACTCATATCTACAGCAAAATTAACAGAGCATTGGTCAACTCAGAATGGTTTATCAAATATCACCACTTGGAG GAGAGCTTCCTCCAGGCAGTGGAAACAACATGGAATCAAAGAAATAATGGGTTTGGTATGAGTAAAATATGGCAGAAGCTGAAAGTAGTTAAACAAGAGATGAAGAAATTAAATCGAGTAGAATTTAATGGGGTAAGAAAAAAAGTGAGTCGGCTAAGACAACAACTAGCAGACCTGCAAACTCAATtgatgggacctgggcatatatTATTTGATCAGGAAGGAGCACTAAAATCTGAGCTAGACAAATGGAGCAATAttgaagaaaatatattatgtCAAAAAGCTCGAATACAATGGCTGAAACTAGGagattcaaataatatttttttctttactaACATAAAGAATAGATTGGCACAAAACAAGATCACGAGTTTAATCAATGCTGAGGGGAATATGGTGCAGGATCAAgaaggcataaaaagtaaagtaCTGGGGTTCTTCGGGAAGTTACTGGGATCTTCTGCTACCCAACTACCAGCTGTAAATCCCATTATTTTACAATATGGAAGAGTACTGAGTAGAGAACATCAACTAGCCCTCATTGCACCTGTAACTAGAGAGGAAGTGGTCCAAGCTCTCAAAGATATTGACGACCTTAAAGCACCAGGGTGTGATGGCTTCAATGCCTGTTTCTTCAAAAATACTTGGCATGTGGTAGGGGAGGAAATTACTAAGGTAGTCTTGGAATTCTTTGATACAGGGATCATGTGTAAAACTATCAATTGCACTACTATAACATTGATCCCAAAG CAAAGGGATGTAGTATTTGTAAAGACGGTGTTTGAATGTTTTCAAAAGTTCTCCAAAGCATCTAGTCTAGAGGCAAACATAGACAAAAGCTACATTTATTTTGGAGGAGTGCATGAGGAAGAGCAGAACAATATAATACATGTGCTGGGTTTTGCAACATGA